A portion of the Neorhodopirellula lusitana genome contains these proteins:
- a CDS encoding DMT family transporter: MPHNQRRRDYFKLHCIILLWGFTAVLGKLVELPSLEVVFIRSGIATLVLAVMLRSRLSIARNLPLPILANGALIGLHWVTFFASAKVANVSVCMVGMATISLWTALLEPILIRGRRIRWDELFFGAVLVAAVYWIFRGDAFQNDPNLPTGLLLSISSAIVAALFSIFNGMLATQADHRVIVAYEMAGASVFCGVVMILSAFSGWPNAAEYSMPTAIDWLWLVVLAVVCTVYAFSEYVELLNRLTVFTINFANNLEPIYGILLGALVFQDHEQVDFSFYAGAILIAVCVALQPWFGNARTRRRMSKPGTV; this comes from the coding sequence TTGCCCCACAACCAACGTCGCCGAGATTACTTCAAGCTGCACTGCATCATCCTGCTGTGGGGCTTCACTGCGGTTCTGGGAAAACTGGTCGAGCTACCTTCGCTCGAAGTCGTTTTCATTCGAAGCGGTATCGCCACCCTGGTACTGGCAGTCATGCTGCGCAGCCGGCTGTCAATCGCCCGTAATTTGCCGCTTCCCATATTGGCCAACGGAGCCCTCATCGGCTTACACTGGGTCACGTTTTTCGCATCCGCGAAGGTTGCCAATGTTTCGGTCTGCATGGTGGGGATGGCCACCATCTCGCTCTGGACGGCGTTGCTGGAACCCATCCTGATTCGCGGCCGCAGGATCCGCTGGGACGAACTGTTCTTTGGAGCGGTGCTTGTCGCGGCGGTCTACTGGATCTTTCGTGGTGACGCGTTTCAAAACGATCCCAACCTTCCAACCGGACTGCTACTGTCCATTTCAAGCGCCATCGTCGCGGCGCTGTTCTCAATCTTCAACGGCATGCTTGCAACCCAGGCCGATCACCGTGTGATCGTTGCCTACGAGATGGCTGGAGCAAGCGTATTTTGCGGCGTAGTGATGATCCTATCCGCATTCTCGGGATGGCCCAACGCAGCCGAATACTCGATGCCGACTGCGATCGATTGGCTTTGGCTGGTAGTCCTGGCAGTGGTCTGCACCGTTTATGCCTTCAGCGAATATGTCGAACTGCTGAACCGTTTGACGGTCTTCACGATCAACTTCGCCAACAACCTCGAACCGATCTACGGCATCCTTCTAGGGGCTCTCGTCTTCCAAGACCACGAACAAGTCGACTTCAGTTTCTACGCAGGTGCTATTCTGATCGCGGTATGCGTTGCCCTGCAGCCTTGGTTTGGAAACGCCAGAACCCGCCGACGCATGTCCAAACCGGGCACCGTTTAA
- the thrC gene encoding threonine synthase has translation MLQTAENHNAAMTDLAFQRCINPKCGATYETHSVRTSCDKCGDLLDIAYDWDRAAVPDRLSYFESMWSQRTNPVRFSGVWRFHELLPFAPQNKIVTVGEGQTLLQQANEVAKYVGMNEGQLHLQYEGMNPSGSFKDNGMCAAVTHAAMMEAKRAACASTGNTSASLALYCSATQLMKAVIFIGSGKISYGKLSQALDYGALTVQIAGDFDDAMIRVRQVAQELGIYLVNSVNPFRLEGQKTIMYRVLEALQWEVPDWIVVPGGNLGNSSAFGKAFHELKQHGLIDRIPRLAVINASGADTLYELFERRGVRWNGGDVNMEPIVEHNDRMDREGIRADTIASAIEINRPVNLKKCLRALDWMDGVVRQVDDQQILDAKAKVAAGGYGCEPASAASVAGAKLLRSEGVIAPSDRVVCILTGHELKDPTATVAYHTTDQELFNKTLGSRGVTKASFANRAVAVPNDLDDIIKAIQLYS, from the coding sequence ATGCTTCAAACCGCCGAGAATCACAACGCTGCCATGACCGACCTCGCGTTTCAACGCTGCATCAACCCGAAGTGCGGTGCCACTTACGAAACACACAGTGTCCGCACCTCTTGCGATAAGTGTGGCGATTTGCTGGATATCGCGTACGACTGGGACCGTGCCGCTGTGCCGGATCGGCTGAGTTATTTCGAGTCGATGTGGAGTCAGCGGACCAATCCGGTTCGATTTTCGGGAGTCTGGCGTTTTCACGAACTCTTGCCGTTTGCACCACAAAACAAAATCGTCACCGTCGGCGAAGGCCAGACGCTGCTGCAGCAGGCTAACGAGGTTGCTAAATACGTTGGCATGAACGAGGGCCAGCTGCACCTTCAATACGAAGGCATGAATCCTTCGGGAAGCTTTAAGGACAACGGCATGTGCGCCGCTGTCACGCACGCTGCGATGATGGAAGCGAAGCGGGCTGCTTGTGCCAGCACTGGAAACACCAGTGCGTCATTGGCTCTGTACTGCAGTGCGACCCAGTTGATGAAGGCAGTGATCTTCATTGGCAGCGGCAAGATCAGCTACGGCAAGCTTAGTCAGGCGCTGGATTACGGAGCGTTGACCGTCCAGATCGCGGGTGACTTTGATGACGCGATGATCCGCGTTCGCCAAGTCGCTCAGGAGTTGGGAATCTACCTGGTCAACAGTGTGAACCCATTCCGGTTGGAAGGCCAGAAAACGATCATGTACCGCGTGCTCGAGGCGTTGCAGTGGGAAGTGCCGGATTGGATTGTCGTGCCCGGCGGAAACCTGGGTAACAGTAGCGCGTTCGGCAAGGCGTTTCATGAACTGAAGCAGCATGGGTTGATCGATCGCATCCCGCGTTTGGCGGTGATCAATGCCAGCGGAGCCGACACGCTCTATGAATTGTTCGAGCGTCGCGGTGTGCGTTGGAACGGTGGTGACGTCAACATGGAACCGATTGTGGAGCACAACGACCGCATGGATCGTGAAGGCATTCGCGCCGACACGATTGCCAGTGCGATCGAAATCAACCGTCCCGTTAACCTGAAGAAATGCTTGCGAGCATTGGACTGGATGGACGGTGTTGTCCGTCAGGTCGATGACCAACAGATCCTGGACGCCAAGGCCAAGGTTGCTGCGGGCGGTTATGGATGTGAACCCGCGTCAGCGGCCAGCGTGGCGGGGGCGAAGCTCTTGCGTAGCGAAGGCGTGATCGCTCCTAGCGACAGAGTCGTTTGCATCTTGACCGGCCATGAACTGAAGGATCCGACCGCGACGGTGGCCTATCACACGACCGACCAAGAACTGTTCAACAAGACGCTGGGCAGTCGCGGAGTCACCAAGGCGAGTTTCGCCAATCGGGCTGTTGCGGTTCCAAACGATCTGGATGACATCATCAAAGCAATCCAGCTTTATTCGTAG
- a CDS encoding ribonuclease R family protein, translating into MQVSQELTDRLLRWVHAAEYRPSKPKQIATHLKLDLDEYRELRRVIKQLVLEGRLIYGGNHLVVAAAAVGGASDSIRGKFRRAMGGGFGFVRPSSGGTGVNDDVPEDIFVPPGSTGGAMEGDLVEVEISPGRKGGVEGVVIAVIQRERRQFTGTFRTKAIAPETGPYQDNRQSSANDELPEGPVVYLDGVHFDAPVSVGDVRGLPLVDDDKVFVEIVDFPDDNGQGGEAVILERLGSSKNPAIDTLSIMRQYGLPNEFPQAVLDEARVRADEFDEDVLPEGRKDLTDLLTITIDPFDARDFDDAISLQREDGRWRLWVHIADVSHFVHVGGAIDVEARLRATSVYLPDRVIPMIPEIISNHLASLQPERRRLVKTVEIEMLDDLTITHTEVHNAVIRSDKRFNYEQIDQYLSARETFAGDWGEPVCQLIDHMYELAMKIRKQRFKDGSLSMDMPDIKLDLDRAGKVKGAHLVEHTESHQIIEEFMLAGNQAVASWLDKLDLNFLHRIHAPPERRKLRMLTAFVKDLGLGIDHVESRFEIQAVLDKVAGTPLENAVNFAVLKSMNKAVYGPHREGHYALDMEHYCHFTSPIRRYPDLSVHRLVQKLLDKKSTPDESFAELVKLGHECSDAERNAAQAERELIELKLLHFLKKKVGEKLEAVISRVFADGLHARCTKLPVDGFIPITTLPGDKYRFERNGQMLIGFKDGNRFRLGDQLTVRVDKVDLQDRQLYLTVVKNHSASRPGEPSRTETNSRKPNYKTKRKNDRREKKKKRRR; encoded by the coding sequence ATGCAAGTATCTCAAGAATTGACCGATCGTTTGCTTCGATGGGTCCACGCGGCGGAATATCGCCCGAGCAAGCCTAAGCAAATCGCGACTCACCTGAAACTCGACTTAGATGAGTACCGTGAACTTCGTCGCGTCATCAAACAACTCGTCCTCGAAGGCCGCCTGATCTACGGTGGCAACCATCTCGTCGTCGCCGCTGCCGCCGTTGGCGGTGCTAGCGACAGCATCCGCGGCAAGTTCCGCCGTGCCATGGGGGGCGGCTTTGGATTTGTACGTCCATCCAGCGGCGGCACGGGCGTCAACGATGACGTGCCCGAAGACATCTTCGTGCCGCCCGGTTCCACCGGCGGTGCAATGGAAGGCGACCTCGTCGAAGTCGAAATCAGCCCGGGGCGAAAGGGCGGTGTCGAGGGGGTCGTCATCGCAGTCATCCAGCGAGAGCGCCGCCAGTTCACCGGCACCTTCCGCACCAAAGCAATTGCCCCCGAAACGGGTCCCTACCAAGACAACCGCCAATCCAGTGCAAACGACGAGTTGCCCGAAGGCCCGGTCGTCTACCTGGACGGCGTCCACTTCGACGCCCCCGTTAGCGTCGGTGACGTTCGCGGCTTGCCGCTGGTGGACGACGACAAAGTGTTTGTCGAAATCGTGGACTTCCCCGACGACAACGGACAAGGCGGCGAAGCCGTCATCCTGGAACGACTCGGCAGCAGCAAGAATCCTGCCATCGACACACTGTCGATCATGCGCCAGTACGGCTTGCCCAATGAGTTCCCACAAGCCGTCTTGGACGAAGCCCGTGTCCGCGCCGATGAATTCGACGAAGACGTTCTGCCCGAAGGCAGAAAAGACCTCACGGATCTGTTGACGATCACGATCGATCCCTTTGACGCTCGTGACTTCGACGACGCAATCTCGCTCCAACGCGAAGACGGTCGCTGGCGATTGTGGGTTCACATCGCCGATGTCAGCCACTTTGTGCATGTCGGCGGCGCCATTGATGTCGAGGCCCGACTGCGCGCGACCAGCGTGTACTTGCCCGACCGCGTGATCCCAATGATCCCCGAGATCATCTCGAACCACCTCGCATCGCTGCAACCGGAACGCCGAAGATTGGTGAAGACCGTTGAGATCGAAATGCTCGACGACTTAACGATCACCCACACCGAAGTCCACAATGCGGTCATCCGCAGCGACAAACGCTTCAACTACGAACAAATCGATCAATACCTCTCGGCGCGAGAGACATTTGCTGGCGACTGGGGCGAGCCAGTCTGTCAGTTGATCGATCACATGTATGAACTGGCGATGAAAATTCGCAAGCAACGTTTCAAAGACGGCTCGCTTTCGATGGACATGCCTGACATCAAACTCGACCTGGACCGGGCCGGAAAAGTCAAAGGCGCTCACCTCGTCGAACACACGGAAAGCCACCAGATCATCGAAGAGTTCATGCTGGCGGGCAACCAAGCCGTCGCCTCTTGGCTCGACAAACTCGACTTGAACTTCCTGCACCGGATCCACGCACCGCCCGAGCGTCGCAAACTGCGAATGCTAACCGCGTTCGTAAAAGACCTCGGCCTCGGAATCGACCATGTTGAAAGTCGCTTCGAAATCCAAGCGGTCTTGGACAAAGTTGCTGGCACGCCACTGGAAAACGCAGTCAACTTCGCCGTGCTAAAGAGCATGAACAAAGCGGTCTATGGGCCGCATCGCGAAGGCCACTACGCGTTGGACATGGAACACTACTGCCACTTCACCAGTCCGATCCGACGGTACCCCGACCTGTCGGTTCATCGTCTGGTGCAAAAACTGTTGGACAAAAAATCCACACCTGACGAATCGTTCGCCGAATTGGTCAAACTCGGCCACGAATGCAGTGACGCTGAACGCAATGCTGCCCAAGCGGAACGAGAACTGATTGAACTGAAGTTGCTGCACTTCTTGAAAAAGAAGGTCGGTGAAAAACTGGAAGCCGTGATCAGCCGCGTGTTCGCTGACGGTCTTCACGCCCGTTGTACCAAACTACCCGTCGATGGCTTCATTCCGATCACCACCCTGCCCGGTGACAAGTATCGGTTTGAACGGAACGGCCAAATGCTGATCGGGTTCAAGGACGGCAACCGGTTCCGCCTGGGTGATCAACTGACGGTTCGAGTTGACAAGGTCGATCTTCAAGATCGCCAGCTCTACTTGACGGTCGTCAAAAACCACTCGGCGTCACGACCTGGCGAACCCAGTCGGACGGAGACGAACAGTCGTAAGCCGAACTACAAAACGAAACGCAAAAACGATCGGCGAGAAAAGAAGAAGAAACGCCGCCGATAG
- a CDS encoding sulfatase family protein: MRTDFTQSLTICIALLITGVAHAAEPRPNILFCIADDWGVHAGAYGDKVVKTPTFDRLASDGVVFEHAYVSAPSCTPSRAAILTGQWHWRLGSGANLYGSLAQSIPVYTDLLEADGYFVGYTRKGWAPGQNGERPRNPAGDKFKNFATFLKQRPADQPFCFWFGSTDPHRSYRKGSGAESGVPLDKIELSPNFPDSMEVRSDVADYYFEVQRFDRETGELIEKVRALGELDNTIIVMTSDHGMPFPRAKSNIYDEGARVPLAIHWPGHYEGGHRVQDFVSTTDFAPTFLEVAGLAIPDVMTGRSLTPLLTAGEGGWIDPSRTHVLFGKERHVPSQAGADSGGYPCRAIRNDDFLLIHNFAPDRWPVGTRDYENAHIKNTWLGDTDNGPTKSEMVKNEKQDAEHQRLYDLSFGKRPEFELYDVAKDPAQHHNLAANPEYAEVLKNLSQQLEGELRATQDPRVVGGGEMFDQFPYSGGAPKFPAPETSKTKSLRKDAIAK, encoded by the coding sequence GTGCGAACTGACTTCACTCAAAGCCTCACGATCTGCATCGCCCTGCTAATCACCGGCGTGGCTCATGCAGCCGAACCTCGCCCCAACATTCTGTTCTGCATCGCCGACGACTGGGGCGTGCACGCCGGCGCGTACGGTGACAAGGTCGTCAAGACACCGACATTCGACCGACTCGCCAGCGATGGTGTCGTGTTTGAACACGCCTATGTTTCCGCACCTTCCTGCACACCGTCCCGTGCTGCAATCCTTACCGGGCAATGGCATTGGCGACTTGGCTCGGGTGCCAATCTTTACGGATCCCTCGCGCAAAGCATCCCGGTGTACACCGATCTATTGGAAGCAGACGGCTACTTCGTCGGTTACACCCGCAAGGGTTGGGCACCAGGCCAAAACGGCGAACGCCCGCGGAATCCAGCTGGAGACAAGTTCAAAAACTTCGCAACGTTCCTCAAGCAACGGCCCGCCGACCAACCTTTCTGTTTCTGGTTTGGCTCCACCGACCCACATCGTTCCTATCGAAAAGGCTCCGGCGCAGAAAGCGGTGTTCCACTCGACAAGATCGAGCTATCACCGAACTTCCCCGACTCGATGGAAGTGCGCAGTGATGTCGCAGACTACTACTTTGAAGTTCAACGCTTTGATCGCGAAACGGGTGAACTCATTGAAAAGGTTCGCGCACTCGGCGAACTGGACAACACAATTATCGTCATGACCAGCGACCACGGCATGCCTTTCCCACGCGCCAAGAGCAACATCTACGATGAGGGCGCGCGTGTCCCCCTGGCCATCCATTGGCCCGGGCACTACGAAGGCGGGCATCGCGTTCAAGACTTTGTCAGCACGACGGATTTCGCGCCAACCTTTTTGGAGGTTGCCGGCTTGGCGATCCCCGACGTGATGACCGGTCGTAGCCTGACGCCCCTGTTAACGGCAGGCGAGGGCGGATGGATTGATCCGTCCCGCACGCACGTCCTGTTTGGGAAAGAGCGACATGTCCCCAGTCAGGCCGGAGCTGATTCAGGTGGATACCCTTGCCGGGCGATCCGTAACGACGACTTCTTGCTGATCCACAACTTTGCCCCCGACCGTTGGCCGGTGGGCACGCGAGACTACGAGAACGCGCACATCAAAAACACGTGGCTGGGCGACACTGACAACGGTCCCACCAAGTCCGAAATGGTCAAAAACGAGAAACAAGACGCCGAACATCAAAGACTCTACGACCTCTCATTCGGAAAACGTCCGGAGTTTGAACTCTACGACGTTGCGAAGGACCCCGCTCAGCACCACAACTTGGCGGCCAACCCTGAATATGCTGAGGTACTCAAGAACCTATCACAACAACTTGAAGGGGAGTTAAGGGCGACCCAAGACCCCCGCGTTGTCGGTGGCGGCGAGATGTTCGATCAGTTCCCGTATTCAGGCGGCGCACCCAAGTTCCCAGCCCCGGAAACATCGAAGACAAAAAGCTTGCGAAAAGACGCCATTGCTAAATAA
- a CDS encoding DUF1559 domain-containing protein, translating into MQSQRARSTQRNAFTVLELLVTISIIGILMALLLPALGAAREASRRVQCTSHLHQIGVAMHNHHDVRRSLPAGWTFKPTAESAYGWAVPLLPFLEQPGLFSQIDVKKPIEDPSHDLARRTSLDMMLCPSDISEPTFMLYEGDEDEDDGHLATTAAIASDPPVALVELPTANYVGTFGTLEADDSVPAPLGDGAFLENKVTRFRDFSRGLTHTLLVGERTMAQVPSTWLGISLQGEDAAARIVGSALEGINNPFADEADHSSRHPGGVNFLWGDGHVSFVSNSVDLREYHQWSQLRIIR; encoded by the coding sequence ATGCAATCCCAACGCGCAAGATCAACGCAACGCAACGCTTTCACGGTGCTTGAGCTGCTTGTTACGATCTCTATTATTGGGATATTGATGGCGTTGCTGCTGCCTGCATTAGGCGCCGCCCGTGAAGCATCCCGTCGGGTTCAGTGCACCAGCCATCTGCATCAGATCGGCGTGGCGATGCACAATCACCATGATGTGCGGCGGAGCTTACCGGCGGGTTGGACATTCAAGCCCACAGCGGAATCCGCTTACGGATGGGCAGTACCTCTTCTGCCGTTCTTGGAACAACCCGGCTTATTCAGTCAGATTGATGTCAAGAAACCGATTGAAGATCCATCGCACGATTTGGCACGAAGAACGTCGCTGGACATGATGCTATGCCCGTCCGATATTAGCGAGCCCACCTTCATGCTGTACGAGGGTGATGAGGACGAAGACGACGGCCATCTTGCAACCACGGCCGCAATTGCCAGCGATCCACCCGTAGCGTTAGTCGAGCTGCCGACGGCGAATTACGTCGGTACCTTCGGAACGCTCGAAGCGGATGATTCAGTCCCTGCCCCCCTCGGGGATGGAGCTTTTCTAGAGAACAAAGTCACGCGGTTCCGCGATTTCAGTCGCGGCCTGACTCACACGCTGCTTGTCGGTGAACGGACGATGGCGCAGGTGCCCTCAACCTGGCTAGGCATCAGTCTTCAAGGCGAAGACGCAGCGGCACGGATTGTCGGGTCAGCACTGGAGGGAATTAACAACCCATTCGCTGACGAGGCAGATCATTCCAGTCGCCATCCCGGCGGAGTCAATTTCCTTTGGGGCGATGGTCACGTTTCCTTTGTCAGCAACAGTGTCGACTTGCGTGAATACCACCAATGGTCGCAATTGCGAATCATTCGCTGA
- a CDS encoding 6-pyruvoyl trahydropterin synthase family protein: MSQSSTPATQSTTPSSGNPTATFRVEVAKEQFVFSAAHFITFAGDICERIHGHNYGVKISVEGPLDENQYVVDFIALRDAVLKETQALDHHVILPRDHKEILVTQDETETTVRFRERRWVFPNEDAVIMPVVNTTAEEIARVIAENVRSRTREQFGESLSMIEVGVDENCGQWGVCRMPW, from the coding sequence ATGTCTCAATCCAGCACCCCCGCGACTCAATCCACCACGCCATCGTCAGGTAATCCCACAGCGACTTTTCGTGTGGAGGTGGCCAAGGAACAATTCGTTTTCTCGGCGGCCCACTTCATCACCTTTGCCGGTGACATTTGCGAACGGATTCACGGGCATAACTATGGCGTCAAAATCAGTGTGGAGGGTCCGCTTGACGAGAACCAGTACGTCGTGGATTTCATTGCCCTGCGTGATGCTGTTTTGAAAGAGACCCAGGCCTTGGATCACCACGTGATTTTGCCGCGAGATCATAAAGAGATCCTGGTGACCCAAGACGAAACGGAGACCACGGTCCGTTTCCGCGAACGACGCTGGGTCTTTCCTAACGAAGACGCCGTCATCATGCCGGTGGTCAACACCACGGCCGAAGAGATCGCTCGCGTGATTGCTGAAAACGTTCGTAGCCGAACCCGAGAACAGTTCGGTGAGTCGTTGTCGATGATTGAAGTCGGCGTTGACGAAAATTGTGGGCAGTGGGGCGTATGCCGAATGCCGTGGTAG
- a CDS encoding BlaI/MecI/CopY family transcriptional regulator: MPRSSKKTVELTKCEAEVMDIVWNKESVTVNDVVNSIDRDLAYTTVLTTMKILEDKNVVRRGKKIGRAYTYTPKVSREDVRKGMLKSLADQLFGGSTRSLVLSLLQSDAVSADDIDAVKKAAAELGDS, from the coding sequence ATGCCACGATCATCCAAAAAGACTGTTGAGCTGACGAAGTGTGAAGCGGAAGTCATGGACATTGTCTGGAACAAAGAATCTGTCACCGTCAACGATGTCGTCAATTCAATCGACCGCGACCTCGCCTACACAACCGTGCTGACAACGATGAAGATTCTTGAAGACAAGAACGTCGTTCGCCGAGGAAAAAAAATTGGGCGAGCCTACACCTACACGCCCAAAGTATCTCGAGAAGACGTCCGTAAGGGCATGCTGAAGTCATTGGCTGACCAGCTGTTTGGTGGTTCCACCCGATCACTGGTTTTAAGCTTGTTGCAATCCGACGCGGTATCCGCCGACGATATTGATGCCGTCAAGAAAGCCGCAGCTGAACTGGGGGATTCCTGA
- a CDS encoding GntP family permease, translating into MHFQFPTHPPLRLPSFLLLVLVLLASCHGSGAIAQEIASSEAADGAAAVSTVIDSTPIVLVAIGIISVLGLIIGLKLNAFLALIISALVVSLLIGFDSGADAGSRMNAVVSAFGTSAAGVGIVIAMAAIIGKCMLDSGSADRIVHTAIHVTGEKKASLGLMISGFILAIPVFFDTVFYLLVPLARSLYRRTNKNYLRYLMAIATGGAITHTLVPPTPGPLLVSAILGVEVGMMMLVGAAVAIPSAILGLGFSILADKKMPIPMRPLGANEDKHKPLEESKLPSLWSSLLPVALPVALIGAGTLAMTFADGEDRAALLTSDIENFDMLAGKFANATRKSPAGQILNSTVFDDADRERLKTPPQDEQAQQQVVTLINEALLAKDFYAPSAFADVAIPSVTTQLMKVDSVRMKPVDRRRMNRALLDAAYPELIAPHRWESPMRKTARSLGLWSNPNFALLLAALSAMLTFKIVRSLTWRELGVDVEESLMSGGVIILITAAGGAFGAMLSQTGISQTIQDHFAGQQAAGVAILILAWAISSVLKVAQGSSTVAMIVGAGMIAAILGDTKPPFHMVYVATAVGSGSLMGSWMNDSGFWVFTKMGGLTEGEALRSWTPLLATLSLGGLITTIILSSILPMTM; encoded by the coding sequence ATGCACTTTCAGTTTCCAACGCACCCTCCGTTGCGACTTCCCTCTTTTCTTCTGCTGGTCCTCGTCCTACTGGCCAGTTGCCATGGAAGCGGCGCGATCGCTCAAGAGATTGCGTCCAGCGAAGCAGCCGATGGCGCGGCTGCCGTTTCGACGGTCATTGACTCCACACCGATTGTCTTGGTCGCCATCGGAATCATCAGCGTACTGGGCTTGATCATTGGCCTGAAACTGAACGCCTTCTTGGCACTGATCATCTCGGCCTTGGTCGTCAGCCTGCTGATTGGATTTGACAGCGGTGCGGACGCGGGCAGCCGCATGAATGCTGTCGTGTCGGCGTTCGGAACCTCTGCCGCCGGTGTCGGAATCGTGATCGCGATGGCCGCCATCATCGGCAAATGCATGCTCGACAGCGGCTCAGCCGACCGGATCGTTCACACTGCGATTCATGTGACGGGCGAAAAGAAGGCTTCGTTGGGCCTGATGATCAGCGGATTCATCCTGGCCATCCCGGTCTTCTTTGACACGGTCTTTTACCTGCTTGTCCCGCTCGCTCGCAGCTTGTACCGCCGGACCAATAAGAACTACTTGCGCTACCTGATGGCGATTGCCACCGGCGGAGCGATCACACACACGCTAGTCCCGCCAACTCCGGGACCGCTGCTGGTGTCCGCCATCCTAGGCGTCGAGGTTGGCATGATGATGCTAGTCGGTGCGGCCGTTGCCATCCCATCGGCGATCCTGGGACTGGGGTTTTCGATCCTGGCGGACAAAAAGATGCCTATCCCCATGCGTCCATTGGGTGCCAATGAAGACAAACACAAACCACTCGAAGAATCAAAGCTGCCCAGCTTGTGGTCGTCACTCTTGCCGGTCGCCTTACCAGTCGCCTTGATCGGCGCGGGGACATTGGCCATGACTTTCGCTGACGGTGAAGACCGGGCCGCTTTGCTGACGTCCGACATTGAAAACTTCGACATGCTGGCGGGCAAGTTCGCCAATGCCACTCGAAAGTCACCCGCTGGTCAAATCCTGAATAGCACCGTCTTCGATGATGCCGATCGGGAACGACTGAAGACGCCTCCGCAAGACGAACAAGCCCAACAACAGGTCGTCACCCTGATCAACGAAGCGTTGCTTGCGAAGGACTTCTATGCCCCATCCGCTTTTGCTGACGTGGCCATTCCCAGTGTCACGACGCAGCTGATGAAGGTGGATTCCGTTCGGATGAAACCGGTTGATCGCCGCCGGATGAACCGTGCCTTGTTGGACGCGGCCTACCCCGAACTGATCGCACCGCATCGGTGGGAAAGCCCGATGCGAAAGACCGCCCGCTCCTTGGGCTTGTGGTCCAATCCGAACTTCGCGTTGCTGTTAGCCGCCCTGTCAGCGATGCTGACTTTTAAAATTGTCCGCTCGCTGACCTGGCGAGAATTGGGGGTCGACGTCGAGGAATCACTGATGAGCGGCGGTGTCATCATCCTGATCACCGCGGCCGGCGGAGCCTTCGGGGCCATGCTAAGCCAAACAGGAATTAGCCAAACCATCCAGGATCACTTTGCCGGTCAACAAGCCGCCGGTGTGGCGATCCTGATCCTTGCCTGGGCGATTTCGTCGGTGTTGAAGGTGGCTCAAGGCAGCAGCACGGTGGCCATGATCGTGGGTGCTGGAATGATTGCCGCCATCCTCGGCGATACCAAGCCACCCTTCCACATGGTGTATGTCGCGACCGCCGTGGGCAGCGGATCCTTGATGGGAAGCTGGATGAACGACAGCGGTTTTTGGGTCTTCACCAAAATGGGTGGGCTCACCGAAGGCGAAGCCTTGCGATCGTGGACACCGCTACTGGCAACTCTCTCGCTCGGCGGCTTGATTACCACAATCATCCTGTCATCGATCTTGCCGATGACGATGTAG
- a CDS encoding M56 family metallopeptidase codes for MNLVVWQGRIVVGFLIVWGLGLALSILKRAILCIGLVRFLKFRCHAIDHTALLQRVGIAADSLPNLAILTSSEIRGPFCWQLQKPVIVLPTSLLDEDETTLRHVLAHELEHLRTQHPMQHFLQGVCSTLFWFHPLVWSAARGAELTREFLCDEVAARTTGKFSAYLRTLAKVAEQCNGGSCTDVPAGTLAFGNRRSALIRRSENLVKLAKADPKQNRFRAVVGIGMLVLVSIFIQQIWIPTNALASGRSEWSPWPTWTATALHHFNLHVRDFERFEDRTQLHEWIAEDN; via the coding sequence GTGAACTTGGTTGTTTGGCAAGGAAGAATCGTCGTTGGATTCCTGATCGTATGGGGACTCGGACTTGCTTTGTCAATTTTAAAGCGAGCGATCCTCTGCATCGGGCTAGTTCGCTTTTTAAAATTTCGCTGTCACGCAATCGATCACACCGCACTGCTTCAACGCGTGGGTATTGCTGCGGACAGCCTTCCAAATCTAGCGATCCTGACTTCGTCCGAAATCAGAGGGCCGTTTTGTTGGCAATTGCAAAAGCCGGTCATCGTCTTGCCAACGAGTTTGCTTGACGAAGATGAAACCACGTTGCGGCATGTGTTGGCTCACGAACTGGAACACCTACGCACCCAACACCCAATGCAGCACTTTTTGCAAGGTGTTTGCTCGACACTCTTTTGGTTTCACCCCTTGGTGTGGTCTGCTGCACGCGGTGCCGAACTGACACGAGAATTCCTGTGCGATGAAGTAGCCGCTCGAACCACTGGAAAGTTCAGTGCCTACCTGCGAACCTTGGCCAAAGTCGCTGAACAGTGCAACGGCGGTTCGTGCACTGATGTGCCCGCGGGGACACTCGCCTTTGGAAACCGCAGAAGCGCCTTAATCCGTCGCAGCGAAAACCTGGTCAAGCTAGCCAAAGCCGACCCAAAACAGAACCGGTTCCGCGCTGTTGTGGGGATCGGAATGCTCGTTTTAGTATCCATCTTCATTCAACAAATTTGGATTCCGACGAATGCTTTGGCTTCCGGGCGAAGCGAATGGTCTCCGTGGCCAACTTGGACAGCGACAGCGTTACACCACTTCAATCTTCACGTGCGCGACTTTGAACGCTTTGAAGATCGCACCCAACTCCACGAGTGGATAGCCGAAGACAACTAA